TGCGGGTGTCCCACTCGTCGCGGCGGTGCCACGGCATCGGGCGTCGCGAGTCCTCGCCGTTGACGCCTTCGAGCCCGAGCTCGTCGCCGGCGAAGACCATCGGGACGCCGGGCAGGGTGAACTGCAGGCCCGCGGCCACGCGGTGCGCGGCCGCGTCGCCACCGACGACGGTGCGGATGCGGGCGGAGTCGTGGGAGCCGAGGATGTTCCAGCTCGCGGCGGTCGCGCGCCAGCCGAGCGTGCCCTGCCAGGCGCGGAAGGTCTCGACGACCGAGGCGCCGTCGCGGCGGGCGACGGGGGCCGGGCGGCCGAACGGCCGGGCCGGGGAGGACGGGTCACGCAGCCACGACCAGACCGGCCAGGAGAACCCGGAGTAGTTCATCGTGCCGTGCCAGCCGTCGCCGTCGACGTCGCCGGTCGCGTCGTGGTTGTGCTCGCCGATGACCCACGGGTCCGGGCGCAGCGCCTCGGCCGTCCCGCGCACCGCTCGCGCCACCTCGTGGGCCACGTCGGTGGCGCCGAGCCGGCCGGTCATGTTGGCCACGTCGATGCGCCAGCCGTCGACGTCGTAGGGAGGGCGCAGCCACCGGCCCACCACCGAGTCCGGGCCCTCGACCATGGCGTGGCGCACGTCGCGGTTGGCGTGGTTGATCTTGGGCAGGGTGCCGTGGCCCATCCAGCAGGCATAGGAGCCGTCGTCGTCGAAGTAGTAGAACGACCGGTGCGGGTCGTCGGGGTCGTCGGCCGCGGAGAGGAACCACTCGTGGGTGTCGCCGGTGTGGTTGGTGGTGAGGTCGCCCAGGATCCGCCAGCCGCGCGCGTGCACCGCGGCGCTGAGCCGGGCGTACGCCTCGTCGCCGCCGAGCAGCGGGTCGACCTCGGTGAAGGTGGTGGCGTTGTAGCGGTGGTTGCTCTCGCCGGGGAACACCGGGGTCGTGTAGACGACGTCGGCGCCGACGTCGGCGACGTGGTCGAGGTGCTCGGTGATGCCGTCGAGGTCGCCGCCGAAGAGCTGCATGGGGGTGCGCGGGTCGTCCGGCTCGAAGGCGACCTCGTCGTCCCACTCGGCCGCCAGCGCCCAGTCGGGGACCTCGCGCCCATCGGCGGCCGCCGAGCGTGCGAACCGGTCGGGGAAGACCTGGTAGACGACCGCGTCGCGACCCCAGTCCGGCGCCTCGGGGAAGGCGGTGAGGCGGAAGTCGGCGAAGTCGGGGAGGTCGTGACCGACCAGGCCGGCCCCGGTGAGCCACTCCTGCTCCTCGCCCCGCACGAGCAGGAAGCGGTAGTGCGTGACAGGGTTGTGCACCGGCAACCGGGCCTCCCACCAGACCACGTCGCCGCTGGTGGCGTAGGTGGTCGCGTGGAAGACGGGCTCGGCGTCGTACGTCGTGCGCAGCCAGATCGCGTCCACCGGGTCGCCCGCACTCGTGCGCACCCGCACCGTGACCGTGTCGCCCAGGGCCGGCGTCTCGTCGGAGACGTAGAGGGGCGAGCCGTCGTGGTGGGGGTGGTGGAGGAGGCTCACGGGGGCCATCCTCTCAGCAGCCGGTCGCTGACTAGGATTGCCGCCGCGTCCCCGGACGCACGCCGCGTTAGCTCAGGGGTAGAGCACCAATCTTGTAAATTGGGTTGCGAGAGTTCGAATCTCTCACGCGGCTCGCTGTCGGACCCGCTCCCTACCGTGGAGCCATGAGCTGCCTCGGGTGCGGCGCGGCCCTCACCAAGCGCCACCAGAAGGTCTTCTGCAGCAATCGCTGCCAACGCGCCATGGAGCGCAAGCGCAACATCGCGCTTTGGCTCGAGACCGGCGTCGCCCACGCCGGCAGCGGTATCGGCCACTACGTCCGGTCCTACCTCCTGGAACAGCAGGAGGGTCGATGCGCCCTGTGCGGGTGTTCGACGACCTGGCAGGGCAGCGAGCTGAGGCTCGTCCTCGACCACGTCGACGGCGACTCGACCAACAACCGGCGCGAGAACCTGCGCCTGGTCTGCCCCAACTGCGACTCCCAGCTGCCGACGTTCAAGGCCCGCAACCGGGGGAGCGGCCGCGCCTGGCGACGCCAGGGGTACGCAGATGGAAAGTCCTACTAGCGGACCTGCTGCACCTCGAACTCGCACGCCGGGGACGCGATGGCGTCCTGCGCGGCGATGAGCCGCAGCTCCCGCTCCCCGGAGTCGAGCGTCTCCTTGAGCACCGCGAAGACCGACGAGGCGGTGCGAGCGAGCGCCTCGGCGGCCGAGCCGGTGTCCTTGAGGTGGGCGGTGAAGAGCGCCGCGGTGATGTCGCCGGAGCCGTTGGCCTTCATCGGCAGGCGCGGGGTCGTGACGAGCCAGGCGCCGTCCCCGGTCACCGCGAGCATCTCGATGACGTCGTCCGGTGCCCCGGAGCGGATGACCGAGGTCACCAGCACCGTCGCCGGTCCGAGCGCGCGCACCTCGTCGGCGGCGGCCAGGACGTCCTCGAGCGCCGAGGCCCCGCTGAGCGCGTCGTTGTCGGTGATGAAGCCGAGCTCGAACTGGTTGGGCGTCAGCACGTCCGCGACCGGGATCACCGTCGAGCGGTACTTCGGGGGGATCGCCGGGTTGACGAAGCAGCCCGAGGTCGCATTGCCCATCACGGGGTCGCAGGTGTACGTCGCCTCG
This sequence is a window from Nocardioides sp. S5. Protein-coding genes within it:
- a CDS encoding HNH endonuclease signature motif containing protein; protein product: MSCLGCGAALTKRHQKVFCSNRCQRAMERKRNIALWLETGVAHAGSGIGHYVRSYLLEQQEGRCALCGCSTTWQGSELRLVLDHVDGDSTNNRRENLRLVCPNCDSQLPTFKARNRGSGRAWRRQGYADGKSY
- the pdxY gene encoding pyridoxal kinase PdxY; amino-acid sequence: MRVLSIQSHVAYGHVGNSAAVFPLQRLGHEVWPVLTVNFSNHTGYGAWRGPLIAAEDVAEVITGIEERGAFETCDTVLSGYQGSPEIADVIVDAVARVKAANPEATYTCDPVMGNATSGCFVNPAIPPKYRSTVIPVADVLTPNQFELGFITDNDALSGASALEDVLAAADEVRALGPATVLVTSVIRSGAPDDVIEMLAVTGDGAWLVTTPRLPMKANGSGDITAALFTAHLKDTGSAAEALARTASSVFAVLKETLDSGERELRLIAAQDAIASPACEFEVQQVR
- a CDS encoding glycoside hydrolase family 13 protein; the encoded protein is MSLLHHPHHDGSPLYVSDETPALGDTVTVRVRTSAGDPVDAIWLRTTYDAEPVFHATTYATSGDVVWWEARLPVHNPVTHYRFLLVRGEEQEWLTGAGLVGHDLPDFADFRLTAFPEAPDWGRDAVVYQVFPDRFARSAAADGREVPDWALAAEWDDEVAFEPDDPRTPMQLFGGDLDGITEHLDHVADVGADVVYTTPVFPGESNHRYNATTFTEVDPLLGGDEAYARLSAAVHARGWRILGDLTTNHTGDTHEWFLSAADDPDDPHRSFYYFDDDGSYACWMGHGTLPKINHANRDVRHAMVEGPDSVVGRWLRPPYDVDGWRIDVANMTGRLGATDVAHEVARAVRGTAEALRPDPWVIGEHNHDATGDVDGDGWHGTMNYSGFSWPVWSWLRDPSSPARPFGRPAPVARRDGASVVETFRAWQGTLGWRATAASWNILGSHDSARIRTVVGGDAAAHRVAAGLQFTLPGVPMVFAGDELGLEGVNGEDSRRPMPWHRRDEWDTRTLATYADLARLRREHPALRRGGLRWAHVDADTIAHLREHPDGSVLVVARRAAGAAFSLPVTASRHLFGSEPGGTDLVPGPDGTQVPGADGPRCDVWALDTE